A genomic stretch from Carassius auratus strain Wakin chromosome 35, ASM336829v1, whole genome shotgun sequence includes:
- the LOC113054502 gene encoding glycerophosphodiester phosphodiesterase domain-containing protein 5-like isoform X3 → MILALCHIVLGQQLNLYWIHKIVVLAILLTTIAGLVSIDDFWQDEWDIVIISLQFTGPFLHIVALSVVTALGWVVAGQVVRVERSRFQVVTLVIYVSLLLVLYLVPLFISSPCIIDRSKLGPRPAVIGRRGAPMLAPEHTIMSFSKALQQKVTALEAEVTISLDGVPFLMRDRTLRRTTNVDKLFPSRQDHDASFFNWTEIRSLNAGLWFLRDDPYWTLQYMSGKDRNRTANQTVCSLAELLRLAARANRSVIFSLRRPPSHHPRHQLWVSDALKVIQRSSILPEQVMWTPDWYRKKVRAAVPLLQQTSDEKLPVAELKERGISTLTLHYSQARAQDIRQFSGSNVSVNVYPVNEPWLYSLMWCSGVQSVSSDAPHILKKVPSPVWIMSADEYGLIWITSDIISVAIVIGIFVFQNYHLIRWKMSGMRSYNPEQIMLSAVARRPSRDVNLMKEKLIFSEINNGVGSTDELSVYTRNGLDMYSRDDIMTPTRHATKL, encoded by the exons ATG attcttgCACTTTGTCACATTGTACTGGGACAGCAGCTTAACTTGTACTGGATCCATAAG ATTGTAGTCCTGGCTATTCTGCTCACCACCATAGCAGGACTGGTGTCCATTGATGATTTCTGGCAGGATGAATGGGACATTGTCATCATTTCTCTGCAG TTCACAGGGCCGTTCCTACACATCGTGGCTTTATCTGTGGTCACAGCATTAGGTTGGGTCGTCGCTGGTCAGGTGGTCCGCGTGGAAAGATCAA GATTCCAAGTTGTAACGCTGGTGATTTATGTGAGCCTTCTCCTGGTTCTCTATCTGGTTCCCCTCTTCATCTCATCTCCCTGCATCATAGACCGGTCCAAGCTCGGTCCTCGTCCCGCTGTCATTGGCCGTCGTGGAGCTCCAATG ctCGCTCCAGAACACACCATCATGTCCTTCAGTAAAGCACTGCAACAGAAGGTCACTGCCCTGGAAGCAGAGGTTACCATCAG TCTGGATGGAGTGCCTTTTTTGATGAGGGACCGCACACTCCGCAGGACCACCAATGTGGACAAACTGTTTCCGTCCCGTCAGGACCATGATGCCTCGTTCTTTAACTGGACAGAGATTCGCAGTCTCAATGCTGGACTTTGGTTCCTCAGG GATGATCCATACTGGACACTGCAGTACATGTCGGGAAAAGATCGCAACCGCACGGCCAATCAGACGGTGTGTAGCCTAGCGGAGCTGCTGCGTCTGGCTGCTAGAGCGAACCGCTCAGTGATTTTCAGCCTGCGGCGCCCTCCGTCCCATCATCCCCGGCATCAGCTCTGGGTCAGTGATGCACTGAAGGTGATTCAGAGATCCAGCATCCTACCAGAACAG gtgatgtGGACGCCTGACTGGTACAGGAAGAAGGTGCGTGCAGCGGTTCCTCTCCTTCAGCAGACGTCAGATGAGAAACTTCCTGTGGCTGAGCTGAAAGAAAGAGGGATCAGTACTCTGACCCTGCACTACAGCCAGGCCAGAGCTCAGGAtatcag GCAGTTCTCTGGCAGTAATGTGAGTGTGAACGTGTATCCGGTGAACGAGCCGTGGCTCTATTCGCTCATGTGGTGCAGCGGGGTTCAGTCCGTCTCTTCTGATGCCCCACACATTCTGAAGAAAGTGCCTAGTCCTGTCTGGATCATG AGTGCAGATGAATATGGCCTGATATGGATCACTTCAGATATAATCTCTGTGGCGATTGTCATCGGCATCTTCGTATTTCAGAA CTATCACCTGATCAG GTGGAAGATGAGTGGCATGCGCAGCTACAACCCGGAGCAGATCATGCTCAGCGCTGTAGCACGTCGGCCGAGTCGTGACGTCAACCTCATGAAGGAGAAACTGATCTTCTCAG